In one window of Eretmochelys imbricata isolate rEreImb1 chromosome 21, rEreImb1.hap1, whole genome shotgun sequence DNA:
- the DENND2D gene encoding DENN domain-containing protein 2D: MAGAGIASFFRNSVRRRLARRDVNQDASQDESKSESARRPGDRSPFCYSPGQFFFEYLVVVSLKKKSGGDYEPKIIYQFPKRENLLRGQKEEEERLLQAIPLFCFPDGNHWAPLTEYTSETFSFVLTNVDGSRKIGYCRRLLPVGRGPRFPEVFCIISCLGCFGLFSKILDEVEKRRQISMAVIYPFMQGLRESPFPAPGKTVTIKSFIPDSGTELIELTRPLDSWLEHVEFQALLQHLSPENILWLFASAVLERRIIFVAEELSVLSQCIHAVAALLYPFSWAHTYIPVVPECLIDTVCCPTPFMVGVQKRCLEQVLDQPMEEVLLVDLCEGKFLRSVCDEGDILPAKLQTEMLTSLKTHNSNNNIQTSEQVNAHVSKTFVQFFVKTVGHYTSHLKWNKSGQGSFQEKAFCKAITSKSCRKFVKRFVRTQMFSLFIQEAERSRMIQEGHFQQKVTEYQEQKKKQRTNS, from the exons ATGGCCGGGGCGGGGATCGCCAGCTTCTTCCGAAACAGCGTGCGGCGCCGGCTGGCCCGGAgag ATGTAAATCAGGACGCATCCCAGGACGAAAGCAAATCCGAATCTGCAAGGAGGCCGGGAGATCGAAGCCCCTTCTGCTACTCACCAGGACAGTTCTTCTTTGAATACCTCGTCGTGGTCTCACTAAAGAAGAAATCAGGAGGTGATTATGAACCCAAGATAATCTACCAGTTCCCAAAG CGTGAGAACTTACTGCGGGgccagaaggaggaggaagagaggctgCTGCAAGCCATCCCCCTCTTCTGCTTCCCCGACGGCAATCACTGGGCCCCACTCACGGAATACACCAG TGAAACCTTTTCGTTTGTCCTGACCAACGTTGATGGCAGCAGAAAGATTGGCTACTGCCGGCGCCTGCTG CCCGTTGGCCGGGGCCCTCGTTTCCCAGAGGTCTTCTGCATCATCAGCTGCCTTGGCTGCTTTGGCTTGTTCTCCAAG ATCCTCGATGAAGTGGAGAAGAGGCGGCAGATCTCCATGGCCGTCATTTACCCCTTCATGCAGGGCCTCCGCGAATCCCCCTTCCCGGCTCCGGGGAAAACGGTCACCATTAAAAGCTTCATCCCTGATTCCGGAACGGAG CTCATCGAACTCACGCGGCCCCTGGACTCCTGGCTGGAACACGTGGAGTTTCAGGCCCTTCTGCAGCATCTCAGTCCGGAAAACATCCTTTGGCTCTTCGCCTCTGCGGTTCTGGAGCGACGGATTATCTTCGTGGCAGAGGAGCTCAG TGTCCTGTCCCAGTGCATCCATGCCGTGGCAGCTCTTCTCTACCCCTTCTCCTGGGCGCACACCTACATCCCCGTGGTTCCGGAATGCCTGATCGATACCGTCTGTTGCCCCACGCCCTTCATGGTTGGAGTCCAGAAGCGCTGTCTAGAGCAGGTTCTCGATCAGCCGATGGAGGAG GTGCTGCTGGTTGACCTGTGCGAAGGGAAGTTCTTAAGATCG GTTTGCGACGAAGGAGACATCTTACCGGCCAAGCTGCAGACCGAGATGCTGACTTCTTTAAAGACgcacaacagcaacaacaacataCAGA CGTCTGAACAAGTGAATGCCCACGTCTCCAAAACCTTCGTGCAATTCTTCGTTAAAACTGTTGGCCATTATACATCACACCTCAAGTGGAATAAGAGCGGCCAGGGCTCCTTTCAGGAGAAGGCGTTCTGCAAAGCCATCACCTCCAAGTCCTGCCGCAAGTTTGTGAAAAGATTTGTGAGGACTCAGATGTTTTCCCTCTTTATCCAGGAAGCGGAAAGGAGCAGGATGATCCAAGAAG ggcatttccagcagaaagTAACTGAATatcaagaacaaaaaaagaaacaaaggacAAATTCCTGA